DNA sequence from the Verrucomicrobiia bacterium genome:
GGCGTCGGCAGGCTCGGCAATCGCACCACCTCCCGCACCACCTTCACCGGCACCGCACAAAGCGCCTCCCCCAGCACCATCGCCACCTGACGCTCCGCCATCCGGCCAGCGCCGGATTCCGCGGGGTCCTGGGTCACAACTGCATTCACTCCGAGGGTCTATCGGCCGTTTGCGCCTTCCGCTTGATGCGCATCAAGGCCCGGCCCCAATCTCCATGCTACCTCCTTTCCCCATGAGCAACGCTCCGACCGACCATCCCATCGACGTCCGTTCCATCCCGCCCCGCGACCGGCACCCCACGATCTTCGACACCTGGCACGCCCTTCCCGAAGACGGCGCCATCCTCCTCACCAACGATCACGATCCCATCCCCCTCTACTACCAGTTCGCCGCTGAATGGACCGGTCAGTTCCACTGGGATTACCTCCAGCAGGGCCCCCAGGTGTGGCAGGTCCGCATCCGCAAGGGACCCTTCCCCGACCCCGGCTTCCAACCCAAACCCGGCACCCGCGGCTCCTGCCGTCCCGCCGCCGTTCCCATCGCCTTCGTCCCCTCCCACACCCTCGATGTCCGTCCCATCCTCGATGCCGGCGGCAGCCCGTGCGATGCCATCGAAGACGCCGTCTCCCGCCTCATCCCCGGGCAGTCCCT
Encoded proteins:
- a CDS encoding DUF2249 domain-containing protein, whose product is MSNAPTDHPIDVRSIPPRDRHPTIFDTWHALPEDGAILLTNDHDPIPLYYQFAAEWTGQFHWDYLQQGPQVWQVRIRKGPFPDPGFQPKPGTRGSCRPAAVPIAFVPSHTLDVRPILDAGGSPCDAIEDAVSRLIPGQSLVILAPFEPVPLYTKLGRCGFGHRTTHLPDGSWRVEFLPESDASAESFAGCGCHAG